One segment of Triticum aestivum cultivar Chinese Spring chromosome 2A, IWGSC CS RefSeq v2.1, whole genome shotgun sequence DNA contains the following:
- the LOC123186423 gene encoding antimicrobial peptides-like, with protein sequence MVFVHKGGVWWFLFLAVVLLAAAAVGAEQEEDGATATVAAEVEEKVGGRVHDQGNDMCDIKCQHGQHLAWRRRCMNECQRQKLLHHSSRAFCEMKCQDHYHDPSRMELCVHQCMSYGIKLHADSNNDVDHHPHAWEVEAGWGADDRSNDMCDIKCQHCQDPAGRRRCVNECHGREHHHPSRAFCEMKCQHHYHDPSRMELCVHQCMSYGLNLHVGSNNGVDEHPTG encoded by the exons ATGGTGTTCGTTCACAAGGGTGGTGTTTGGTGGTTCCTCTTTCTCGCGGTGGTGCTGCTCGCTGCTGCGGCCGTAGGAGCGGAGCAGGAGGAGGATGGGGCCACGGCCACCGTCGCTGCGGAGGTGGAGGAGAAGGTCGGTGGGCGTGTCCATGACCAGGGCAACGACATGT gCGACATCAAGTGTCAACACGGGCAACATCTCGCATGGAGACGACGGTGCATGAACGAGTGCCAGAGACAAAAGCTGCTTCATCATTCTAGCAGAGCTTTCTGCGAAATGAAGTGCCAAGATCACTACCACGACCCGTCAAGGATGGAGCTGTGCGTGCACCAGTGCATGAGCTATGGCATCAAGCTCCATGCGGACAGTAACAACGACGTCGATCACCATCCCCACGCCTGGGAGGTGGAGGCCGGCTGGGGTGCCGATGACCGAAGCAACGACATGTGCGACATCAAGTGCCAGCACTGCCAAGACCCCGCCGGGAGACGACGGTGCGTGAACGAGTGCCACGGCCGGGAGCATCATCATCCTAGCAGAGCTTTCTGCGAGATGAAATGTCAACATCACTACCATGACCCGTCAAGGATGGAACTGTGCGTGCACCAGTGCATGAGCTATGGCCTCAACCTCCATGTAGGCAGCAACAACGGCGTCGATGAGCATCCCACCGGCTGA